Proteins co-encoded in one Nonlabens agnitus genomic window:
- a CDS encoding GAF domain-containing protein, whose protein sequence is MKCNSSFSGDHQMDVVLSFDRLINAYASRVETEKNGFKKLYYSALLQAISKNGFPNADITEENLDDYSEPIDLILSELFPKSLTNNEIKAATIPFSSVLFNCTDRLTKIFENAGENYTFDFLEEETFDRFRLACGLVLNNCYGMKLDLGKLLHAEIPDANGNIRTYRITYNADFIDVFSNSKLEQLTEDEINELLRFPDDEERWRKAFPQGAYQFKGFGIISFTDVTVDAAISDLKTILLNQPGSKLADKENFVNIFKKMFNMDKIYAGFTSFDHYDSSFEQMHFSDAPSYILGHSHSKLSQNAICRDAYKHLVQLHKPLIIPDVENYHSKQEVTFMTSNLLEAGIKSAVLYPVTKHDKLLGVLELGSDITFGLNSFNTVKIENIIDYIKAAVIRGEEEDENRVKAIIQTECTSIHPSVQWKFEREARRILKSKINGKDETFKDIGFEDVFPLYGQIDIVGSSDSRNHAIKEDLCYQLDEVCSIIASAKAYEPLPIYDQIGFRVQDYKETLEGQAIDANSERGIIKLLTDEINPVMDHIKTISEDLKDRVDSYQEKLDPLSGVIYENRNNYDNTVQTINHALSRYIDKKQNEAQGIYSHFFERFKTDGVEHNIYIGGSINEDAEFNVVYLYNLRLWQLQTMIEMEDKFYSIQENLPSQLDAASMILVFDNTLSIRYRIDEKRFDVDGTYNARYEVIKKRIDKAHIKGTDERITQKGKISIIYTNNENRREYMRYINYLQHKKYLGDEVEHLELEDVQGVIGLKAIRVNVLYGFKASENRMTYDDLIDELSLKQVESE, encoded by the coding sequence ATGAAATGTAACTCTAGTTTTAGTGGAGACCACCAGATGGATGTGGTGCTAAGTTTTGATAGATTAATCAATGCTTATGCCTCTCGCGTTGAAACCGAAAAAAATGGTTTTAAGAAGCTTTACTATTCTGCCTTGTTACAGGCCATTTCTAAGAATGGCTTCCCTAATGCTGACATTACTGAAGAAAATCTAGATGATTATTCTGAACCTATCGATCTAATTCTTTCAGAGCTTTTCCCTAAAAGTCTTACTAATAATGAGATCAAGGCGGCCACCATACCATTCTCATCAGTGCTGTTCAATTGTACCGATCGATTGACTAAGATTTTTGAGAATGCTGGCGAGAATTACACTTTTGACTTTTTAGAAGAAGAAACCTTTGATAGGTTTCGACTAGCTTGCGGCTTGGTCCTTAATAATTGTTATGGTATGAAATTGGACCTTGGGAAACTGCTTCATGCAGAGATTCCTGATGCCAACGGTAACATAAGAACTTATAGAATTACTTACAACGCAGATTTTATAGACGTCTTTAGCAATAGTAAATTAGAACAGCTGACTGAGGACGAAATCAATGAGCTATTAAGGTTTCCAGATGATGAAGAACGATGGAGAAAAGCTTTCCCACAAGGAGCATATCAATTCAAGGGTTTTGGAATTATATCTTTTACAGATGTCACCGTCGATGCTGCTATATCTGATTTAAAGACAATACTGCTCAATCAGCCAGGTTCAAAGCTTGCAGACAAGGAGAATTTTGTAAACATCTTCAAAAAGATGTTTAATATGGATAAAATCTATGCGGGATTCACCAGTTTTGACCATTATGACAGCAGTTTTGAGCAAATGCATTTTTCTGATGCACCTAGTTATATTTTAGGGCACAGTCATTCAAAGCTATCGCAAAATGCTATTTGTAGAGACGCGTATAAGCATTTGGTTCAATTGCATAAGCCACTTATAATTCCTGATGTAGAAAATTATCACAGCAAACAGGAAGTTACCTTCATGACAAGCAATTTATTAGAAGCTGGAATTAAAAGTGCCGTTTTGTATCCTGTGACTAAGCACGATAAGCTTTTGGGAGTTCTTGAACTAGGTAGTGATATCACCTTTGGACTTAACAGCTTCAATACGGTTAAGATTGAAAACATCATTGATTATATCAAAGCAGCCGTCATACGTGGTGAAGAAGAAGATGAAAATAGGGTCAAGGCCATTATTCAAACAGAATGTACGTCTATACATCCTAGCGTGCAATGGAAATTTGAGCGTGAAGCTAGACGTATTTTGAAATCCAAAATCAATGGCAAGGATGAAACTTTCAAAGACATCGGTTTTGAGGATGTTTTTCCGCTATACGGGCAAATTGATATTGTAGGTAGTAGTGATTCTAGAAATCATGCTATCAAGGAAGATCTTTGTTACCAATTGGATGAAGTCTGTAGTATTATCGCTTCCGCGAAAGCGTACGAACCACTGCCTATTTATGATCAAATAGGCTTTAGAGTTCAAGACTACAAAGAAACACTAGAAGGTCAGGCGATCGATGCCAATTCTGAACGAGGAATTATCAAACTATTGACCGATGAGATCAATCCTGTGATGGATCACATCAAAACCATTTCTGAAGATTTGAAGGATCGTGTTGATTCCTACCAAGAGAAGTTAGATCCTTTGAGTGGTGTAATTTATGAGAACCGTAATAACTACGATAACACGGTACAGACGATCAATCATGCTTTATCTAGGTATATTGATAAGAAACAAAATGAAGCGCAAGGTATCTATTCACACTTTTTTGAAAGATTCAAAACCGATGGTGTGGAACACAACATTTACATAGGTGGCAGTATCAACGAAGATGCAGAATTCAATGTGGTTTACCTGTACAATCTAAGATTGTGGCAATTGCAGACCATGATTGAAATGGAGGATAAATTTTATTCCATTCAAGAAAATCTTCCTTCACAGCTAGATGCCGCCTCCATGATTCTGGTTTTTGATAATACCTTAAGCATACGCTACCGCATTGATGAAAAACGATTTGATGTAGATGGTACTTACAATGCTCGTTATGAAGTCATCAAGAAACGCATCGATAAGGCGCACATCAAAGGCACGGATGAGCGTATCACTCAGAAAGGAAAAATCTCTATAATCTATACCAATAATGAGAATCGTCGTGAATACATGCGGTACATCAACTATCTCCAACACAAAAAATATTTAGGTGACGAAGTAGAACATCTAGAATTGGAAGATGTACAAGGTGTTATAGGCCTTAAAGCGATTAGGGTTAATGTGCTTTATGGTTTTAAAGCTTCTGAAAACAGAATGACTTATGACGATTTGATTGATGAATTATCTCTTAAGCAAGTAGAGAGCGAATAG
- a CDS encoding TlpA disulfide reductase family protein gives MRSVLPLFFLTLCLLSCQEDKGPAIITGTAPNVPNGIRVYLNEVDGNGTPMPLDTAIVMNEKFDFGLQEVQELSDQRLLTLDGANGILLFVSENQPIELELRKDSLVYSTVRAGKENEVFSEYLKMRVDQVVASQNLRQDQQEVFDKEGQEGLERLKKEYDKMQLTYKDNMINFIKQHSNKIVAPVALQSLYNEYRLEPEQIRELYNLIDKDLVDHPVMQSIDEKLVRVETVAIGKKAPYFEGKNPAGEVIKLPEVLGKVTLIDFWASWCVPCRRENPNVVEAYQKYHDKGFNIISVSLDQESDRDKWIAAIEDDQMTWNHISRLKKWQDPIAQLYNVSAIPATFLLDENGVIIEKNLRGKALHDKLEELLN, from the coding sequence ATGAGATCAGTCTTACCCCTTTTTTTTCTAACTCTTTGTCTATTAAGCTGTCAGGAAGATAAAGGTCCTGCCATCATTACAGGTACAGCTCCCAATGTTCCTAATGGCATACGCGTCTATTTAAATGAAGTCGATGGAAATGGTACTCCTATGCCACTGGATACTGCCATTGTTATGAACGAGAAGTTTGACTTCGGCTTGCAGGAAGTTCAGGAATTAAGCGATCAACGTCTACTAACGCTAGACGGTGCTAATGGTATCCTGCTCTTCGTGTCAGAAAATCAGCCTATAGAATTAGAGCTTAGAAAGGACAGTCTGGTGTATAGTACGGTTCGTGCTGGAAAGGAAAACGAAGTGTTTTCTGAATATCTTAAAATGAGAGTTGACCAGGTGGTTGCCTCTCAAAATCTACGTCAGGATCAGCAAGAAGTTTTTGACAAAGAAGGTCAAGAAGGCCTGGAACGACTCAAGAAAGAGTACGATAAGATGCAATTGACTTATAAAGACAACATGATTAATTTTATCAAGCAGCATTCTAACAAGATCGTAGCACCAGTCGCGCTGCAATCTTTATACAATGAATACAGACTGGAACCTGAACAAATTAGAGAACTCTACAACCTTATTGATAAAGACCTTGTAGATCATCCTGTTATGCAATCCATTGATGAAAAATTGGTTAGAGTGGAAACAGTGGCCATAGGTAAAAAAGCGCCTTATTTTGAAGGTAAGAACCCAGCTGGTGAAGTGATCAAACTTCCTGAAGTGCTGGGTAAAGTAACCCTAATTGATTTTTGGGCCAGCTGGTGCGTACCTTGTAGAAGAGAAAATCCCAATGTCGTTGAAGCCTACCAAAAATACCACGATAAAGGCTTCAATATCATCAGTGTATCATTGGATCAGGAAAGCGACAGAGATAAATGGATAGCCGCCATCGAGGATGATCAAATGACCTGGAATCACATTTCAAGACTTAAAAAATGGCAAGACCCTATTGCCCAATTATATAACGTTTCAGCAATTCCAGCTACTTTTCTTTTAGATGAAAACGGCGTAATCATTGAGAAAAACCTGAGAGGAAAAGCACTACATGACAAGCTGGAAGAACTGCTCAATTAA
- a CDS encoding rhomboid family intramembrane serine protease yields the protein MPTKYFYMFYSIDLVTIAIIAITCIISFKGFQDLEFFDKYKFNIYGIQRGEHFRFFTSGFLHLDLQHLFVNMLTLYFFANIVVSSLGDVSFVILYIVSLLGGNFLSYLFHKDEYHYSAIGASGAVSGILYSSILLFPEMMIYGIIPGYVFGIGYLVYSIYGIKNRVGNIGHDAHFGGAVAGYATTLIYDYRIILSEPITVIALLIPIIILFVLMKLGKI from the coding sequence TTGCCCACTAAGTATTTTTATATGTTTTACAGCATTGACCTAGTCACCATTGCTATTATCGCAATCACTTGTATCATTAGCTTTAAGGGTTTTCAGGATCTGGAATTCTTTGATAAATACAAGTTCAATATCTATGGCATCCAGCGTGGTGAACACTTTAGGTTTTTCACCAGTGGCTTTCTACATCTAGACTTACAGCACCTGTTTGTCAATATGCTGACGCTTTATTTTTTTGCTAACATCGTGGTGAGCAGTTTAGGAGATGTTTCTTTTGTCATCCTATACATTGTTAGCTTATTAGGCGGTAATTTTTTGAGTTACTTGTTCCACAAGGATGAATACCATTATAGTGCGATAGGAGCTAGTGGCGCGGTTTCTGGAATTTTGTACAGTAGTATTCTACTGTTTCCAGAAATGATGATTTATGGTATTATACCGGGCTATGTTTTTGGTATAGGGTATCTGGTATATTCTATTTATGGAATTAAGAATAGAGTAGGTAATATTGGGCACGATGCGCATTTTGGCGGTGCTGTTGCAGGCTATGCGACTACGCTCATCTATGATTATAGAATTATCTTGAGTGAACCTATAACGGTCATTGCCTTGCTCATACCTATCATTATTCTTTTTGTCCTAATGAAACTGGGAAAAATTTAA
- a CDS encoding lysophospholipid acyltransferase family protein gives MQAAAFYIAYPFIWLIARLPFAVIYALSDVVYFILYYIIGYRKKVIASNIKIAFPGLDAQQVVALSKKSTRHFCDIFVEMIKSTGISRGEVQKRFVCDNVDEINAFAKAGQPIVLMLAHQASYEWTIALDDFLDFRTYVVYKPIKNPHFDQYIREVRSKFGSDLVPMKKAYNIIRASRNSDEAGLYALVADQAPKPSSAQFFTKFFDQVTPVFMGGERMAHQYRMPVYYMQVEKVRRGYYKAHFDKITLDASKEPEWFVTDSFFQKLEDQIRKQPEYYLWSHKRWKTKPQDVKRAVELSPRVHQ, from the coding sequence ATGCAAGCCGCTGCATTTTACATCGCTTACCCTTTTATTTGGCTCATTGCAAGACTTCCCTTTGCCGTGATTTATGCCTTAAGTGATGTGGTTTACTTTATCCTATATTACATCATTGGGTACCGTAAAAAGGTCATTGCATCAAATATCAAAATTGCCTTTCCTGGATTGGATGCTCAGCAAGTGGTGGCTCTTTCAAAAAAAAGCACACGCCACTTCTGTGACATATTTGTCGAGATGATCAAATCGACAGGAATAAGCCGTGGAGAAGTTCAAAAAAGATTTGTTTGTGACAATGTGGATGAGATTAACGCTTTCGCGAAAGCGGGACAACCCATCGTCCTCATGCTAGCACATCAAGCCAGTTACGAGTGGACCATAGCTCTAGATGATTTCCTTGATTTTAGGACCTATGTGGTGTACAAACCCATAAAAAACCCGCACTTTGACCAGTATATAAGAGAAGTGCGATCCAAATTTGGTTCTGATCTCGTTCCCATGAAAAAGGCCTATAACATCATACGTGCCAGTCGCAACTCTGATGAGGCTGGTTTGTACGCTCTCGTCGCAGATCAAGCGCCCAAGCCATCATCAGCGCAGTTTTTTACAAAGTTCTTTGATCAGGTAACACCGGTATTTATGGGTGGCGAGCGCATGGCACATCAATATCGCATGCCTGTTTATTATATGCAGGTAGAAAAAGTGCGCCGTGGTTATTACAAGGCGCATTTTGACAAGATTACTCTGGACGCCAGTAAAGAACCTGAATGGTTTGTAACCGATTCATTTTTCCAAAAGCTGGAAGATCAAATCAGGAAACAGCCAGAATACTATTTATGGTCTCACAAACGCTGGAAAACCAAACCACAAGATGTTAAGCGTGCTGTTGAGCTATCGCCTCGAGTTCATCAATAA
- the glmM gene encoding phosphoglucosamine mutase produces MTLIKSISGIRGTIGGAPGDNLTPLDAVKFASAYGKWIKAASGKEKPVVVIGRDARISGSMIQSLVQSTLVGVGCDVIDLGLSTTPTVEVAVPMEKADGGIILTASHNPKQWNALKLLNNKGEFLDGVEGQKILDTADAEDFAYAEVDDLGQVTTITDYIDRHIDEVLRLPLVQTEAIQKGNFKVVVDGVNSTGGIAVPALCKKLGVEVVELYCDPTGHFPHNPEPLKEHLGDLCAAVKEHQADFGITVDPDVDRLAFITETGEMFGEEYTLVACADYVLSKNKGNTVSNLSSSRALRDVTEKHGGTYQAAAVGEVNVVQKMKDVKAVIGGEGNGGIIYPDSHYGRDALVGIALFLSLLTEKKMKVSELRASYPSYFMSKKKVELTKGMPVDAILKDVEKKYASEDLTTIDGVKIDFENEWVHLRKSNTEPIIRIYTESGSQESADQLADRFIDELEAIAQQHA; encoded by the coding sequence ATGACATTAATAAAATCTATTTCAGGAATACGTGGAACCATAGGTGGAGCACCAGGTGATAACCTCACACCATTAGACGCCGTAAAGTTTGCAAGCGCTTATGGGAAATGGATAAAAGCGGCTTCTGGTAAAGAAAAACCTGTGGTAGTAATAGGTCGTGATGCCCGCATTAGTGGTTCCATGATCCAGTCGTTGGTTCAAAGTACGCTGGTAGGTGTAGGTTGTGATGTTATTGATTTAGGATTGAGTACCACGCCTACGGTAGAAGTTGCCGTACCTATGGAAAAAGCAGATGGCGGTATCATTTTAACTGCCAGCCATAATCCAAAACAATGGAATGCCCTAAAACTGCTCAACAACAAAGGTGAATTTCTGGATGGAGTAGAAGGTCAAAAAATATTGGACACTGCAGATGCAGAAGATTTCGCTTACGCGGAAGTGGATGATCTAGGCCAGGTAACCACCATTACCGACTATATCGATAGGCACATAGATGAGGTGCTGCGATTGCCGCTGGTTCAAACCGAAGCTATTCAAAAAGGAAACTTCAAGGTGGTGGTGGATGGAGTGAATTCCACTGGTGGGATTGCGGTTCCAGCGCTGTGTAAAAAATTAGGTGTTGAGGTAGTCGAATTATATTGCGACCCAACAGGTCACTTTCCACACAATCCAGAGCCGCTTAAAGAGCATCTAGGCGATTTGTGTGCTGCCGTAAAAGAGCATCAAGCCGACTTTGGTATCACGGTAGATCCAGATGTGGATCGCCTGGCATTTATCACAGAAACTGGCGAAATGTTTGGTGAAGAATACACGCTAGTCGCTTGTGCGGACTATGTACTGAGCAAAAACAAAGGCAATACAGTGAGCAATCTTTCATCTTCTAGAGCCTTGCGCGACGTGACTGAAAAGCATGGTGGCACTTACCAGGCCGCTGCTGTTGGCGAGGTGAACGTAGTTCAAAAGATGAAAGACGTCAAAGCTGTAATAGGTGGTGAAGGAAATGGCGGTATTATCTATCCAGACAGTCATTACGGTCGTGACGCACTGGTTGGGATCGCATTGTTCCTTTCTTTGTTGACTGAAAAGAAAATGAAGGTTAGTGAACTTAGAGCCAGTTACCCCAGCTATTTCATGAGCAAGAAAAAGGTAGAACTTACTAAAGGGATGCCGGTAGATGCCATTCTCAAAGATGTAGAGAAAAAATATGCTTCAGAAGATTTAACGACCATCGATGGTGTCAAGATCGATTTTGAAAACGAATGGGTTCACTTGCGTAAATCCAATACAGAACCGATAATTAGAATTTATACAGAATCTGGAAGTCAGGAATCTGCAGATCAATTAGCAGATCGGTTTATTGATGAACTCGAGGCGATAGCTCAACAGCACGCTTAA
- a CDS encoding acyl carrier protein phosphodiesterase, which produces MNYLAHILLSGDHKELRIGNFIADSVRGKDFSRFPEDVARGITIHRLIDSYTDSHQIVSESKELIRPVYGLWSSVIVDLYYDHFLAANWSMYHSQDLEGFTLDFYQDLKDRWEILPRRIQRFYPIMVEHNWLYSYRTIEGMGKILYQMDQRTKNKSKMQFALKELREHYDELEDQFHRFFKELQNFSNDLIQKMPLD; this is translated from the coding sequence ATGAATTATCTTGCCCACATCCTTCTTTCTGGAGATCACAAAGAGCTGCGTATAGGCAATTTTATAGCAGATTCTGTTAGAGGAAAGGACTTTTCACGGTTTCCAGAAGATGTTGCACGTGGTATCACGATTCATCGGCTCATTGATTCCTACACAGATTCTCATCAAATCGTAAGCGAAAGCAAAGAACTGATACGTCCTGTCTACGGATTGTGGAGCAGTGTGATTGTTGATTTGTACTACGACCATTTTCTAGCCGCAAACTGGTCCATGTATCACTCACAAGATCTAGAAGGCTTTACATTAGACTTTTATCAAGATCTGAAAGATCGTTGGGAAATTCTACCACGGCGCATACAACGCTTCTACCCTATTATGGTAGAGCACAACTGGTTGTACAGCTACCGCACGATAGAAGGAATGGGTAAAATCCTCTATCAAATGGACCAACGCACCAAAAACAAGAGCAAGATGCAATTTGCATTGAAGGAATTGCGCGAACACTATGACGAGCTCGAAGATCAATTCCACAGGTTTTTTAAGGAACTACAGAATTTCTCTAACGACTTGATACAAAAAATGCCGCTCGATTGA
- a CDS encoding LysM peptidoglycan-binding domain-containing protein, with amino-acid sequence MVKQKYQSVLDLGEKLNIHGGDVKVNNGKLEIMGTASTPYEKDLLWDEIKKVGGENPSDLMADIKVADSSVYAIHTVEKGESLSLIAKHYYGDPMKYKKIFEANTDKLKNPDMIHPGQDLIIPNK; translated from the coding sequence ATGGTAAAGCAGAAATATCAAAGCGTCCTAGATTTAGGAGAAAAATTAAATATCCATGGCGGTGATGTAAAAGTCAATAATGGAAAACTAGAAATTATGGGAACCGCTTCTACACCTTATGAGAAGGACCTTTTGTGGGACGAGATCAAAAAAGTAGGTGGTGAGAATCCATCAGATCTTATGGCAGATATTAAGGTAGCTGATAGCTCTGTTTATGCCATTCACACCGTAGAAAAAGGTGAGTCTCTTAGTTTGATAGCTAAGCACTATTATGGAGATCCAATGAAGTATAAAAAGATCTTTGAAGCCAACACAGACAAGTTGAAAAACCCAGATATGATTCATCCAGGACAAGATTTAATCATCCCTAACAAATAG
- a CDS encoding YebC/PmpR family DNA-binding transcriptional regulator, with the protein MGRAFEFRKARKMKRWSAMSKAFTRIGKDIVIAVKEGGPDPDSNAKLRAVIQNAKSVNMPKANVERAIKKASDKDTKNYETVLFEGYAPHGIAVLVETSTDNNNRTVANVRSYFTKYDGSLGTSGSVEFMFEHKCHFRIPAEGKDLEELELELIDYGAEELFLDEKDEDDDNSVDGIMIYADFQNYGAMQSGLEEMGLEILSSGFEYIPTVQKELTDEQREDVDKLLEKLEEDDDVNNVYTTIKEDE; encoded by the coding sequence ATGGGAAGAGCATTTGAATTCCGCAAGGCGCGCAAGATGAAACGATGGAGCGCCATGTCAAAAGCATTTACACGTATAGGAAAAGATATCGTGATCGCTGTAAAAGAAGGTGGTCCAGATCCAGATTCCAACGCAAAGTTGCGTGCCGTTATCCAGAATGCAAAGTCGGTCAACATGCCTAAGGCTAATGTGGAGCGCGCGATTAAAAAAGCAAGCGATAAGGATACCAAAAATTATGAAACGGTACTTTTTGAAGGCTATGCACCTCATGGTATTGCTGTTCTTGTAGAGACTTCTACAGACAACAATAACAGAACGGTAGCTAACGTACGTAGCTACTTTACAAAGTATGACGGCAGTTTAGGCACCAGTGGATCGGTTGAATTTATGTTTGAGCATAAGTGTCATTTTCGAATCCCAGCAGAAGGAAAAGATCTGGAAGAGTTAGAGCTGGAATTGATCGACTATGGAGCTGAAGAATTGTTCCTAGATGAGAAAGATGAAGATGATGACAACAGCGTTGATGGAATCATGATCTATGCAGATTTTCAAAACTATGGTGCGATGCAATCTGGACTGGAAGAAATGGGACTTGAAATATTGAGTTCTGGATTTGAATACATCCCAACCGTTCAAAAAGAATTGACTGATGAGCAGCGTGAAGACGTTGACAAACTTTTGGAGAAACTGGAAGAAGATGACGATGTAAACAACGTTTACACGACCATTAAGGAAGATGAATAA
- a CDS encoding 4a-hydroxytetrahydrobiopterin dehydratase translates to MEKLTEAQIEKHLEKVEGWDYYDDAIHTTFEFDNFMDAFSVMTRIAMEAEKMEHHPDWHNVYNTLEITLSTHDAGGLTEKDFKLAAAIEHIVGDE, encoded by the coding sequence ATGGAAAAACTAACCGAAGCACAAATTGAAAAACATCTAGAAAAAGTTGAAGGATGGGATTATTATGATGATGCTATTCATACAACTTTTGAATTTGACAATTTCATGGATGCCTTTTCAGTAATGACAAGAATAGCCATGGAAGCCGAAAAGATGGAACACCATCCAGACTGGCACAATGTATATAACACATTGGAAATTACCCTAAGCACACATGACGCTGGTGGTCTAACGGAAAAGGATTTTAAACTTGCCGCAGCTATTGAGCATATTGTAGGAGATGAGTAA
- a CDS encoding CsbD family protein, with protein sequence MSDKEIDGKLDQAKGKVKEGYGKVTGDKSAEAEGKADQAEGKVKEAFGEAKRKVKNALDSDKK encoded by the coding sequence ATGAGCGATAAAGAAATCGATGGTAAATTAGATCAAGCCAAAGGAAAAGTAAAAGAAGGTTACGGTAAAGTAACTGGAGACAAGTCTGCCGAGGCAGAAGGAAAGGCCGATCAAGCTGAAGGAAAAGTGAAGGAAGCTTTTGGAGAAGCAAAACGTAAAGTTAAAAACGCATTAGACAGCGATAAAAAATAA
- a CDS encoding SRPBCC family protein, protein MKLYQIHTKQKLPISLDQAWDFLTDPNNLKLLTPPEMEMTVLYGTERGMYPGQLIEYSVKPLPFFKTNWVTHITQVKDKEYFVDEQMYGPYATWHHKHFISEIPGGTLMEDIVHYRLPMGILGKMVQPFLVKPKLEEIFRFRESALIKKFGVYTAPSDQSSLKQDILN, encoded by the coding sequence TTGAAACTTTACCAGATCCATACCAAACAAAAGCTTCCCATATCGCTTGACCAAGCCTGGGATTTTTTGACAGACCCCAACAACCTCAAGCTACTCACGCCACCAGAAATGGAAATGACCGTTCTCTATGGAACAGAACGCGGCATGTATCCAGGCCAGCTCATAGAATATAGTGTCAAGCCGCTACCCTTTTTTAAGACCAATTGGGTCACTCACATCACACAGGTGAAAGACAAAGAATACTTTGTCGACGAACAGATGTATGGACCTTATGCCACTTGGCACCACAAACATTTTATAAGTGAGATTCCAGGCGGCACTCTTATGGAGGATATTGTTCATTATAGATTGCCCATGGGCATTTTGGGCAAAATGGTGCAGCCCTTTCTAGTGAAACCCAAGCTGGAAGAAATATTTCGCTTTCGCGAAAGCGCACTCATTAAAAAATTTGGTGTTTACACAGCACCGTCAGATCAATCAAGTTTAAAACAAGATATACTCAATTAA
- a CDS encoding SDR family NAD(P)-dependent oxidoreductase has translation MSRNILLIGGSHGIGNAIVQHLHEGNNVYVASRENENLPDGVTHITFDASTDSIDTSQLPESLDGFVYCPGSINLKPFKMLKQEQFEEDMAINFFSLIKVTRDIMPLLTKSGNGSVVFFSTVAVQTGMPFHTSVAAAKGAIEGFAKALAAEYAPTVRVNVIAPSLVDTPLAGRLLNSDDKKEKMGNLHPLKRVGTAEDIAGLAVYLLEQNAGWMTGQVLGLDGGKSTLDLG, from the coding sequence ATGTCAAGAAATATACTACTTATAGGCGGCAGCCACGGAATAGGAAACGCTATCGTTCAACACCTTCATGAAGGAAATAACGTTTATGTAGCGTCGAGAGAAAATGAAAACCTACCAGATGGTGTGACTCACATCACATTTGATGCCAGTACAGATTCCATAGACACCAGCCAGTTACCAGAATCCTTGGACGGTTTTGTTTACTGTCCTGGAAGCATCAATTTGAAACCTTTCAAGATGTTGAAACAGGAACAGTTTGAAGAAGATATGGCCATCAATTTTTTCTCTTTGATTAAGGTTACCAGAGACATCATGCCATTGTTAACTAAAAGCGGTAACGGCAGCGTGGTTTTCTTTTCCACCGTAGCCGTACAAACGGGTATGCCATTTCATACCAGTGTAGCCGCTGCTAAAGGTGCTATTGAAGGGTTTGCAAAAGCCCTAGCGGCAGAATATGCTCCAACGGTACGTGTGAATGTCATCGCACCATCATTGGTAGACACACCTCTCGCTGGTCGTTTATTGAATAGCGATGATAAAAAAGAAAAAATGGGTAACCTACATCCCTTAAAACGAGTAGGAACTGCTGAAGATATTGCAGGCCTAGCCGTTTACCTATTGGAACAAAATGCAGGATGGATGACAGGTCAGGTTCTAGGTCTTGACGGTGGTAAATCCACATTAGATTTGGGATAA